In Amycolatopsis endophytica, the following are encoded in one genomic region:
- a CDS encoding ABC transporter permease, translating into MARSNAFRRVVVAELIKLATLRIVPVTVVVTVVVMPVLALAVDRRAVEFGQVGFLVLGVLTAATEYAGSQIRTSLTAVPDRLVLLAGKVLAWLAVATPSAVLAAALSPGVPVLGAAAYLVLIGLFALAVAMVARSLVGALATVVTLVFVASPLLGEVLRAAAYLPDRAGAVLYRPGPLSAVTGGLVLAAWLAAAFAVTGSVFARRDA; encoded by the coding sequence GTGGCGCGAAGCAACGCATTCCGCCGTGTCGTCGTCGCCGAGCTGATCAAGCTGGCCACGCTGCGGATCGTGCCGGTCACGGTCGTGGTCACCGTCGTCGTCATGCCGGTGCTGGCACTCGCGGTGGACCGTCGCGCGGTCGAGTTCGGCCAGGTGGGTTTCCTCGTGCTCGGGGTCCTGACCGCGGCCACCGAGTACGCCGGGAGCCAGATCCGTACGAGCCTGACCGCCGTTCCGGACCGGCTGGTGCTGCTGGCCGGGAAGGTGCTGGCCTGGCTCGCCGTCGCCACGCCGTCAGCGGTCCTCGCCGCAGCCCTGTCGCCCGGGGTTCCGGTGCTCGGCGCCGCCGCCTACCTGGTCCTGATCGGGCTTTTCGCCCTCGCCGTCGCGATGGTCGCGCGAAGCCTCGTCGGGGCGCTCGCGACGGTGGTGACGCTCGTGTTCGTGGCGTCCCCGTTGCTGGGGGAGGTCCTGCGCGCCGCCGCGTACCTGCCCGACCGCGCCGGGGCCGTGCTCTACCGGCCCGGACCGCTGTCCGCCGTGACCGGGGGCCTGGTGCTGGCCGCCTGGCTCGCGGCCGCGTTCGCCGTCACCGGGTCCGTCTTCGCGAGAAGGGACGCCTGA
- a CDS encoding ABC transporter permease: MTGYLNAEFRKVLSLRAAQVAAGLCLIVTPAITALNAHAIRSRLAEGGALGNRDLTELGFETSALGAAAGVLLGVVAVSSEYTAAAVDAGGGRQILVTLTSAPRRGRLFVAKAVVVALVTAVLTAVAVVVGTVVGQQLLGPYGVTAAQALDGIGWRLGGVVVYCACVSVIALAIATFTRGGVVPLVVLLVNTTAVSVSFLLARVFPPAKFLPDAAGTQLFARNTTLPEPLSPGAGGLVLAVWTVLALVAGAVVFTRRDA, encoded by the coding sequence ATGACCGGATACCTCAACGCCGAGTTCCGCAAGGTGCTGTCGTTGCGGGCAGCACAGGTCGCGGCGGGCCTGTGCCTGATCGTCACACCGGCGATCACCGCGCTCAACGCGCACGCGATCCGGTCACGGCTCGCCGAGGGCGGTGCGCTCGGCAACCGCGACCTGACCGAGCTGGGGTTCGAGACCAGCGCCCTCGGTGCGGCCGCCGGTGTGCTGCTCGGTGTCGTCGCCGTCAGCAGCGAGTACACCGCCGCAGCGGTGGACGCCGGTGGTGGCAGACAGATCCTGGTCACCCTGACCAGCGCGCCACGCCGAGGCCGTCTCTTCGTGGCGAAGGCGGTCGTGGTGGCACTGGTGACGGCCGTGCTCACCGCCGTGGCGGTCGTCGTGGGGACCGTGGTGGGGCAGCAGCTGCTCGGTCCCTACGGGGTGACCGCCGCGCAGGCGCTCGACGGGATCGGCTGGCGCCTGGGCGGTGTCGTCGTCTACTGCGCCTGCGTGTCGGTGATCGCGCTCGCCATCGCCACCTTCACCCGCGGCGGCGTCGTACCGCTGGTCGTGCTCCTGGTCAACACCACCGCGGTGTCGGTGTCGTTCCTGCTGGCCAGGGTGTTCCCGCCGGCGAAGTTCCTCCCCGACGCGGCCGGGACGCAGTTGTTCGCGCGGAACACCACGCTGCCGGAGCCGCTGTCACCCGGCGCGGGCGGTCTCGTGCTCGCCGTGTGGACGGTGCTCGCGCTCGTGGCCGGCGCGGTGGTCTTCACGAGGCGGGACGCCTGA
- a CDS encoding ABC transporter ATP-binding protein — MIEISGLVKRHGVQTVLREVSFTAKAGQVTGFLGPNGAGKSSTLRILLGLDAADSGTALVGGKPYRSLRNPLRTVGSLLEGSGAHRSRTARGHLSWVAASNGIPRRRIAEVLDVVGLGDAARTRVGAFSLGMHQRLGLATALLGEPDVLVLDEPVNGLDPHGIRWLREFLRSYAEQGRTVLLSSHLMSELASTADRLVVINRGAIVHSGTVTEVTAGHASLEDAFFALTGEGR, encoded by the coding sequence ATGATCGAAATTTCGGGTCTGGTCAAGCGGCACGGTGTGCAGACCGTCCTGCGCGAGGTCAGCTTCACCGCGAAGGCCGGGCAGGTCACCGGGTTCCTCGGGCCGAACGGCGCGGGCAAGTCGTCCACCCTGCGCATCCTGCTGGGCCTCGACGCGGCCGATTCCGGGACCGCGCTCGTCGGCGGCAAGCCGTACCGGTCGCTGCGCAACCCGTTGCGGACCGTGGGTTCGCTGCTGGAGGGCAGCGGCGCGCACCGGTCCCGTACCGCGCGCGGGCACCTGTCGTGGGTCGCGGCGAGCAACGGCATCCCGCGCAGGCGGATCGCGGAGGTGCTGGACGTCGTCGGGCTCGGCGACGCGGCCCGCACGCGGGTCGGCGCGTTCTCCCTGGGCATGCACCAGCGGCTCGGGCTCGCCACCGCGCTGCTCGGCGAACCGGACGTGCTCGTGCTGGACGAGCCGGTCAACGGCCTCGACCCGCACGGGATCCGCTGGCTGCGCGAGTTCCTGCGGTCCTACGCGGAACAGGGGCGAACGGTGCTGTTGTCGAGCCACCTGATGAGCGAGCTGGCGAGCACCGCCGACCGGCTCGTCGTGATCAACCGCGGCGCGATCGTCCACAGTGGAACGGTCACGGAGGTCACCGCCGGGCACGCCTCGCTGGAGGACGCCTTCTTCGCGCTCACCGGGGAGGGACGATGA
- a CDS encoding response regulator, translated as MSGRIRVLVAEDDDLLRGSLCELIASDEGLVLVGEAGDGAAAVEAVARLRPDVVLMDIRMPVLDGLVATREVAPSSRVLVLTTFDLDEYVYEALRAGASGFLLKNAGPAEILRAIRTVHDGHAMLAPEVTGRVIAEFARRLDRPERARFATLTDRERDVVAAIAEGMSNEEIAAALFLSRATVKTYLSRLFDKLGVRDRTQLVVLAYETGFIDSLRR; from the coding sequence ATGAGCGGGCGGATCCGGGTCCTCGTCGCCGAGGACGACGACCTCCTGCGTGGTTCGCTGTGCGAGCTGATCGCCTCGGACGAAGGTCTGGTGCTCGTCGGTGAGGCGGGTGACGGCGCCGCCGCGGTCGAGGCCGTCGCCCGGCTGCGCCCGGACGTGGTGCTGATGGACATCCGCATGCCGGTGCTGGACGGCCTGGTCGCCACGCGCGAGGTCGCTCCGTCTTCGCGGGTGCTGGTCCTGACCACGTTCGACCTCGACGAGTACGTCTACGAGGCCCTGCGCGCCGGGGCTTCCGGTTTCCTGCTGAAGAACGCGGGCCCGGCAGAGATCCTCCGCGCGATCCGGACCGTGCACGACGGGCACGCGATGCTGGCGCCGGAGGTGACCGGACGCGTGATCGCGGAGTTCGCCCGGCGCCTCGACCGTCCGGAGCGCGCCCGCTTCGCCACGCTGACCGACCGCGAACGGGACGTGGTGGCGGCGATCGCCGAGGGCATGTCGAACGAGGAGATCGCCGCGGCGCTGTTCCTCAGCCGGGCCACCGTGAAGACCTACCTGAGCCGCCTCTTCGACAAGCTGGGCGTCCGCGACCGCACCCAGCTCGTCGTCCTCGCCTACGAAACCGGCTTCATCGACTCGCTGCGCCGGTAG
- a CDS encoding sensor histidine kinase: MPTSIGPRQVLTDAGVAVLCVAVFWLPLAHSPGVAAVLVPALVAGVLLRSRWPAVAFGVVAVVTLAGALLGLTADPFVAAAWTLYPLVIRAHRLRFSRVVSVALAAAVAVLLVAGSTAWEDVLRYVMVSLLVLAGTVRLGMAIRRERTEAAQRAVLEERLRVAREVHDVVSHSLGTIAVTAGVAVHVAADDAPKLRDRLSRIERTAKDALTDLRAVLGAVRERPADRAPQPGIGDLEALAGRVRDAGIEVTLAVRNADGLPASTGLAVYRIVQEGLTNAARHAPGCRCEVTVAVRDREVVVEVTDDGGTMGGTHDGGGFGLIGVRERVESLGGELTACPRDGGGFALRAVLPGPG; the protein is encoded by the coding sequence ATGCCGACCTCGATTGGTCCGCGGCAGGTTCTCACCGACGCGGGTGTGGCTGTGCTGTGCGTGGCCGTGTTCTGGCTGCCGCTCGCCCACTCGCCTGGCGTCGCCGCGGTGCTCGTCCCGGCACTGGTCGCCGGGGTGCTGCTCCGCTCGCGGTGGCCGGCCGTGGCGTTCGGTGTCGTCGCGGTGGTGACCCTCGCCGGGGCGCTGCTCGGGCTCACCGCGGATCCGTTCGTGGCGGCGGCGTGGACGCTGTACCCGCTGGTGATCCGGGCGCACCGCCTTCGCTTCTCCCGGGTCGTTTCGGTCGCACTCGCGGCGGCCGTGGCCGTTCTGCTGGTGGCGGGATCGACGGCGTGGGAGGACGTCCTGCGTTACGTCATGGTGAGCCTGCTGGTGCTGGCAGGCACGGTCCGGCTCGGGATGGCGATCCGGCGGGAGCGGACGGAGGCCGCCCAGCGCGCGGTGCTCGAAGAGCGGCTGCGGGTGGCGCGTGAAGTGCACGATGTCGTATCGCACTCGCTGGGCACGATCGCCGTCACCGCCGGGGTCGCGGTCCACGTCGCCGCGGATGACGCGCCGAAGCTGCGCGACCGGCTCTCCCGCATCGAGCGAACCGCCAAGGACGCGCTGACCGATCTGCGCGCGGTGCTCGGTGCGGTCCGCGAGCGGCCAGCCGACCGCGCGCCCCAGCCGGGGATCGGCGACCTCGAAGCCCTGGCCGGACGGGTACGCGACGCCGGTATCGAGGTGACCCTAGCCGTGCGGAACGCGGACGGCCTGCCCGCGAGCACGGGTTTGGCGGTGTACCGGATCGTCCAGGAGGGACTGACCAACGCGGCCAGGCACGCCCCGGGGTGCCGGTGCGAGGTGACCGTCGCGGTGCGGGACCGGGAAGTCGTCGTCGAGGTGACCGACGACGGTGGGACCATGGGTGGCACGCACGACGGGGGAGGGTTCGGGCTGATCGGGGTGCGGGAACGGGTGGAGTCGCTCGGCGGTGAGCTGACCGCCTGTCCGCGTGACGGCGGCGGTTTCGCGCTGCGTGCCGTCCTGCCGGGGCCGGGATGA
- the rlmN gene encoding 23S rRNA (adenine(2503)-C(2))-methyltransferase RlmN, producing the protein MSTLPLLFEAPRRGMPPRHLADLTAAERAAAVSDLGEKPFRAKQLSNHYFARLTADPQAMTDIPAASRERLVSELMPPLLTEVRALACDDGTTRKTLWRAHDGTLLESVLMRYPDRATLCISSQAGCGMACPFCATGQAGLTRNLSTAEIVDQVRSAAAVMRDGLMPGGPGRLSNIVFMGMGEPLANYKRVLAAVRRITDPAPDGLGISQRSVTVSTVGLAPAIRRLAEEKMQVRLAVSLHTPDDELRDTLVPVNNRWSVDEVLEAARYYADSTGRRVSIEYALIRDVNDQPWRADLLAKRLRKHLNQLVHVNVIPLNPTPGSKWDASPKPVEREFVRRVNEGGVACTVRDTRGQEIAAACGQLAAEG; encoded by the coding sequence GTGTCGACATTGCCGCTGCTCTTCGAGGCTCCCCGGCGGGGGATGCCGCCCCGCCACCTCGCTGATCTGACCGCCGCCGAACGCGCGGCGGCCGTCAGTGACCTCGGCGAGAAGCCGTTCCGCGCCAAGCAGCTGTCGAACCACTACTTCGCCCGCCTGACCGCCGATCCGCAGGCGATGACCGACATCCCGGCCGCCTCGCGTGAGCGGCTGGTGTCGGAGCTGATGCCGCCGCTGCTGACCGAAGTGCGGGCGCTGGCGTGCGACGACGGCACCACGCGCAAGACGCTGTGGCGCGCGCACGACGGCACGCTGCTGGAGAGCGTCCTGATGCGCTACCCGGACCGGGCGACGCTGTGCATCTCCAGCCAGGCCGGCTGCGGGATGGCGTGCCCGTTCTGCGCGACCGGCCAGGCGGGCCTGACCCGCAACCTGTCCACCGCGGAGATCGTCGACCAGGTCCGGTCGGCGGCCGCGGTGATGCGCGACGGTCTGATGCCCGGTGGCCCCGGGCGCCTGTCGAACATCGTGTTCATGGGCATGGGTGAGCCGCTGGCGAACTACAAGCGCGTGCTGGCGGCGGTGCGCCGCATCACCGACCCGGCGCCCGACGGGCTGGGCATTTCGCAGCGTTCGGTGACGGTGTCGACGGTCGGCCTCGCCCCGGCGATCCGGCGGCTGGCGGAGGAGAAGATGCAGGTCAGGCTGGCGGTGTCGCTGCACACCCCGGACGACGAGCTGCGCGACACGCTGGTCCCGGTCAACAACCGCTGGTCGGTCGACGAGGTGCTGGAGGCGGCGCGCTACTACGCCGACTCGACGGGCCGCCGGGTGTCGATCGAGTACGCGCTGATCCGGGACGTGAACGACCAGCCGTGGCGGGCGGACCTGCTGGCCAAGCGGCTGCGCAAGCACCTGAACCAGCTGGTGCACGTCAACGTGATCCCGCTGAACCCGACGCCCGGCTCGAAGTGGGACGCCTCCCCGAAGCCGGTGGAACGCGAGTTCGTGCGGCGCGTCAACGAAGGCGGCGTGGCCTGCACGGTGCGGGACACGCGAGGGCAGGAAATCGCCGCCGCCTGCGGACAGCTCGCCGCCGAGGGCTGA
- a CDS encoding DUF6801 domain-containing protein, which translates to MSQTRLRRRVAAILTGVTTLLALTLTGTATALPARDVPDIGVDTGRFSLPINCAITLPDFGGVKVLDLGTTVDVQGAVAAQLGPGQEFWLTQGSGSITFPEALTALAGVAGIDKADATISALNIGAANATPARINVADPPAEIKDIPIQAGQPLKVGLPLEGTFDVGPFTAPDSGTVTLQFVDAVAHVALKSAVGFTLNVEANCTPTAGNALLTIAVGGPAGQPPSKITGAPMNYSVPPAESLIGIINAPYHCTLGGQPLDVGIAVGGTIPLAVKAGGSLSFTDASGALTIPPATVNALLDAGVHTVSGRVTTQNLVVEGGTPAVQNVAADGIDIPETTLVRDQKVVLSLPANGTLTAGPFKPVAGADSVRISLGDAAADFRINGSTQTIRATCATPSPQVILVDNPVT; encoded by the coding sequence ATGTCCCAGACCCGCCTGCGCCGCCGGGTCGCCGCGATCCTCACCGGCGTGACAACACTGCTCGCACTGACCCTCACCGGCACCGCAACCGCCTTGCCCGCACGGGATGTTCCCGATATCGGCGTGGACACGGGCCGGTTCAGCCTGCCGATCAACTGCGCCATCACCCTGCCCGACTTCGGCGGCGTGAAAGTGCTCGATCTGGGCACCACGGTCGACGTCCAGGGAGCCGTCGCCGCGCAACTGGGACCGGGTCAGGAATTCTGGCTCACCCAGGGATCGGGCAGCATCACCTTTCCCGAAGCGCTGACCGCGCTCGCCGGAGTGGCCGGCATCGACAAAGCGGACGCGACCATTTCCGCGTTGAACATCGGCGCGGCGAACGCCACCCCGGCGCGGATCAACGTGGCCGATCCGCCCGCGGAGATCAAGGACATTCCGATCCAGGCCGGGCAGCCGCTCAAGGTCGGCCTGCCGCTGGAAGGCACGTTCGACGTCGGCCCGTTCACCGCGCCCGATTCGGGCACGGTCACGCTGCAGTTCGTCGACGCCGTAGCGCACGTCGCCCTCAAGTCGGCGGTCGGGTTCACGCTCAACGTCGAGGCGAACTGCACCCCGACCGCGGGCAACGCGCTGCTGACGATCGCCGTCGGCGGACCGGCGGGCCAGCCGCCGTCGAAGATCACCGGCGCGCCGATGAACTACTCCGTCCCGCCCGCGGAGTCGCTGATCGGCATCATCAACGCGCCCTACCACTGCACCCTCGGCGGGCAACCGCTCGACGTGGGCATCGCGGTCGGCGGCACCATCCCGCTGGCGGTCAAGGCGGGCGGATCCCTGTCGTTCACCGATGCTTCGGGCGCGCTCACGATCCCGCCCGCGACGGTCAACGCCCTGCTCGACGCCGGCGTGCACACCGTGTCCGGACGGGTGACCACGCAGAACCTGGTGGTCGAGGGCGGGACACCCGCCGTGCAGAACGTGGCGGCCGACGGCATCGACATCCCGGAGACCACGCTGGTGCGCGACCAGAAGGTCGTGCTGTCACTGCCGGCGAACGGCACCCTCACCGCGGGCCCGTTCAAGCCGGTCGCGGGCGCGGACAGCGTGCGGATCTCACTCGGCGACGCGGCGGCCGACTTCCGGATCAACGGCAGCACGCAGACGATCCGCGCCACCTGCGCCACCCCGTCCCCGCAGGTCATCCTCGTCGACAACCCGGTGACCTGA
- a CDS encoding PadR family transcriptional regulator, which produces MRKHPFPPHHERPAFGPFARGGFGEFPPGWGPGGPRGDFRGRGPRGPHRGRRGRRGDVRAAILALLAEQPRHGYEIISEIAERSGGFWRPSPGSVYPTLQLMADEGLVVAREDGGKRLFELTDAGREAAEKQDSTPPWEHIAHDVDPVEVDLRKAGATLAAAAVQVSQAGSPGQKRRAVEILNEARRSLYAVLGEIDTDDEDDEE; this is translated from the coding sequence ATGAGAAAGCACCCATTCCCCCCGCACCACGAGCGCCCGGCCTTCGGCCCGTTCGCCCGCGGTGGATTCGGCGAGTTCCCCCCGGGCTGGGGCCCGGGCGGCCCGCGTGGCGACTTCCGGGGGCGCGGCCCCCGAGGCCCGCACCGCGGACGGCGAGGACGCCGGGGCGACGTGCGCGCCGCGATCCTCGCCCTGCTGGCCGAACAGCCCCGGCACGGTTACGAGATCATCAGCGAGATCGCCGAACGCAGCGGCGGCTTCTGGCGGCCGAGCCCCGGCTCGGTCTACCCGACGCTGCAGCTGATGGCCGACGAAGGCCTGGTGGTGGCCCGCGAGGACGGCGGCAAGCGCCTGTTCGAGCTGACCGACGCCGGCCGTGAGGCGGCCGAGAAGCAGGACTCGACGCCGCCGTGGGAGCACATCGCCCACGACGTCGACCCGGTCGAGGTCGACCTGCGCAAGGCGGGCGCGACGCTGGCCGCCGCGGCGGTCCAGGTGTCCCAGGCCGGGTCACCCGGGCAGAAGCGGCGCGCCGTCGAAATCCTCAACGAAGCCCGCCGCTCGCTCTACGCCGTACTCGGCGAGATCGACACGGACGACGAGGACGACGAGGAGTGA
- a CDS encoding class I SAM-dependent methyltransferase, producing the protein MWKIARRGQRPAARADVLPSPNIWYHTDTYELENRAQDVGDDVWRVLARECDWAGKDVLDVGCGDGFHLSRFAATAKSVTGVEPHEPLARRAERRVGELPSVRVLRGSAQSIPVPDASADVVHARTAYFFGPGCEPGLREADRVLRPGGALVVVDLDVSSEPYGRWMRADLPDYDAAAVDAFFERQGFRCRRVMTRWWFADSESLAAVLRIEFSPEVADRAIADVLRDNGSHGRHPGAAGFTVPVGYRVLVRDKPSGLVLPGHSSSSSSSVSISPSTA; encoded by the coding sequence GTGTGGAAAATCGCCCGGCGCGGGCAGCGGCCCGCGGCACGGGCGGATGTGCTGCCCAGCCCGAACATCTGGTACCACACCGATACCTACGAGCTGGAGAACCGCGCGCAGGACGTCGGTGACGACGTGTGGCGGGTGCTCGCCCGCGAGTGTGACTGGGCGGGCAAGGACGTGCTGGACGTCGGCTGCGGGGACGGTTTTCACCTGTCGCGCTTCGCCGCGACCGCGAAGTCCGTGACGGGTGTGGAACCGCACGAACCGTTGGCGCGCCGGGCCGAACGCCGCGTCGGGGAGCTGCCGTCGGTGCGGGTGCTGCGCGGCTCCGCGCAGTCGATTCCGGTGCCGGACGCGAGCGCCGACGTGGTGCACGCGCGTACCGCGTACTTCTTCGGTCCCGGGTGCGAACCCGGTCTGCGCGAGGCGGATCGCGTGCTGCGGCCCGGTGGAGCGCTGGTGGTCGTCGATCTGGACGTGTCCAGTGAGCCGTACGGCCGGTGGATGCGGGCCGATCTGCCCGACTACGACGCGGCGGCGGTCGACGCTTTCTTCGAACGGCAGGGTTTCCGCTGTCGCCGCGTGATGACGCGGTGGTGGTTCGCCGACTCGGAAAGCCTCGCGGCGGTCCTGCGCATCGAGTTCAGCCCCGAGGTGGCCGACCGCGCGATCGCCGATGTCCTACGGGACAACGGATCGCACGGCCGGCACCCCGGTGCGGCGGGCTTCACGGTGCCGGTGGGCTATCGGGTTCTGGTCCGCGACAAGCCCTCCGGCCTCGTGCTGCCCGGTCACTCCTCGTCGTCCTCGTCGTCCGTGTCGATCTCGCCGAGTACGGCGTAG
- a CDS encoding VOC family protein yields MSVGSSLPSALPSGVPCWVELATVDETASHRFYEGLFGWQYLLSRDPATRTGRYLIGTLEGVPIGGLYQAAPGQASAWMVNISVHNAQAAANWVQRLGGSVTLEPTVLPQRGCIMHGIEPSGAPFVLWQPPPDWAFAAGFPNTFAGADLNTRDGEAADGFFCRLFQYTSLQVGDNRGVDYAEWRLNQEPVLYRYVMGPEYPPQAPPHWMVYFSVDPARGTDATAGHALMLGGTVLVEPYDTPRGRIAILADPAGAVFSVIDHSRVSEGWGRAEVDDPYDD; encoded by the coding sequence ATGTCCGTCGGATCCTCGCTCCCGTCCGCGCTTCCCTCCGGAGTGCCGTGCTGGGTCGAACTGGCCACCGTCGACGAGACCGCGTCACACCGGTTCTACGAAGGGCTCTTCGGCTGGCAGTACCTGCTCAGCCGCGACCCCGCGACCCGCACCGGGCGTTACCTGATCGGCACCCTGGAGGGGGTACCGATCGGCGGCCTGTACCAGGCGGCGCCCGGTCAGGCGAGCGCGTGGATGGTCAACATTTCGGTGCACAACGCGCAGGCGGCGGCGAACTGGGTGCAGCGGCTGGGCGGCTCGGTCACGCTCGAACCGACCGTGCTGCCCCAGCGCGGCTGCATCATGCACGGCATCGAACCGTCCGGCGCGCCGTTCGTGCTGTGGCAGCCGCCGCCGGACTGGGCGTTCGCGGCCGGGTTCCCCAACACCTTCGCCGGCGCCGACCTGAACACGCGCGACGGCGAGGCCGCGGACGGCTTCTTCTGCCGGCTCTTCCAGTACACGAGCCTGCAGGTGGGCGACAACCGCGGCGTCGACTACGCCGAATGGCGGCTGAACCAGGAACCGGTGCTCTACCGGTACGTGATGGGGCCGGAGTATCCGCCGCAGGCGCCGCCGCACTGGATGGTGTACTTCAGCGTCGACCCGGCCCGCGGCACGGACGCGACGGCCGGGCATGCGCTGATGCTCGGCGGTACCGTGCTCGTCGAGCCGTACGACACACCGCGCGGCCGGATCGCGATCCTCGCCGACCCGGCCGGCGCGGTCTTCTCGGTGATCGACCACTCGCGCGTCAGCGAAGGCTGGGGCCGCGCCGAAGTCGACGACCCCTACGACGACTGA
- a CDS encoding phosphatidate cytidylyltransferase codes for MPQVSEEREKAPMASPEPAEPAKKTSRAGRNLPAAIGVGLLLGAAILVSLLTVRYLFIGIIAAAIAVGTYEFAQALRRAAQIRLALVPLLLGGQAMIWLAWPFGYRGALIAFAVTVLACLLWRLPGGPVGYLRDTSASVFTAAYLPLFGAFAAMLVPPADGVGRVLAFLIGVVASDTGGYIAGVLKGKHPMAPSISPKKTWEGFSGSLIAGVVAGSLTLTLLLDGHVWQGVVFGVAIVLTATLGDLVESLMKRDLGIKDMGTMLPGHGGLMDRLDSLLPSAVVSFLLLSAFLH; via the coding sequence ATGCCCCAGGTGAGCGAAGAGCGCGAGAAGGCCCCGATGGCTTCTCCGGAACCGGCCGAACCGGCCAAGAAAACGTCGCGGGCGGGCCGTAACCTCCCCGCGGCGATCGGTGTCGGGCTGCTGTTGGGTGCTGCGATCCTGGTGTCGCTGCTCACCGTGCGGTACCTGTTCATCGGGATCATCGCGGCGGCGATCGCGGTCGGCACGTACGAGTTCGCGCAGGCGCTGCGGCGCGCGGCCCAGATCCGGCTCGCGCTGGTCCCGTTGCTGCTCGGCGGCCAGGCGATGATCTGGCTGGCGTGGCCGTTCGGGTACCGGGGTGCGCTGATCGCGTTCGCGGTCACCGTGCTGGCGTGCCTGCTGTGGCGGCTGCCCGGTGGACCGGTCGGCTACCTGCGGGACACCAGCGCGTCCGTCTTCACGGCCGCGTACCTGCCGTTGTTCGGCGCGTTCGCGGCGATGCTGGTGCCGCCCGCCGACGGGGTGGGGCGGGTGCTGGCGTTCCTCATCGGGGTCGTCGCGTCCGACACCGGCGGTTACATCGCCGGTGTCCTCAAGGGCAAGCACCCGATGGCGCCGTCGATCAGCCCGAAGAAGACCTGGGAGGGTTTCAGCGGTTCGCTGATCGCGGGCGTCGTGGCGGGTTCGCTGACGCTGACACTGCTGCTCGACGGGCACGTATGGCAGGGCGTGGTGTTCGGTGTCGCGATCGTGCTGACCGCGACACTGGGCGATCTCGTGGAGTCGCTGATGAAGCGGGACCTGGGAATCAAGGACATGGGCACGATGCTGCCGGGGCACGGCGGGCTGATGGACCGGCTGGACTCGCTGCTGCCGTCCGCGGTCGTGTCGTTCCTGCTGCTCTCGGCGTTCTTGCATTGA
- the frr gene encoding ribosome recycling factor, giving the protein MIDETLLDAEEKMEKAVSFAKEDLSSVRTGRANPSMFARVMVEAYGSSMPLNQVAGVNIPEARMVIVKPYDQSQLGAIEKAIRESDLGVNPSNDGQIIRITIPQLTEERRKEMVKTVKSKGEDAKVHIRGVRRKSKEELDRIAKDGEAGEDEVARAEKELQHLTDNYVAKVDELVKHKETELLEV; this is encoded by the coding sequence GTGATCGACGAGACCCTCCTCGACGCCGAGGAGAAGATGGAAAAAGCGGTGTCCTTCGCCAAGGAGGATCTGTCGTCGGTGCGGACCGGCCGGGCCAACCCGAGCATGTTCGCCCGCGTCATGGTCGAGGCCTACGGGTCGTCGATGCCCCTGAACCAGGTGGCGGGCGTCAACATCCCCGAAGCCCGCATGGTCATCGTCAAGCCCTACGACCAGAGCCAGCTCGGCGCGATCGAGAAGGCCATCCGCGAGTCCGACCTGGGTGTCAACCCGTCCAACGACGGCCAGATCATCCGGATCACCATCCCGCAGCTCACCGAGGAGCGGCGCAAGGAGATGGTCAAGACCGTCAAGTCCAAGGGTGAGGACGCCAAGGTCCACATCCGCGGGGTCCGCCGCAAGTCCAAGGAAGAGCTCGACCGCATCGCCAAGGACGGCGAGGCGGGCGAGGACGAGGTCGCGCGCGCGGAGAAGGAACTGCAGCACCTCACCGACAACTACGTGGCGAAGGTCGATGAGCTCGTGAAACACAAGGAAACCGAGCTGCTCGAGGTCTGA